The following are from one region of the Etheostoma spectabile isolate EspeVRDwgs_2016 chromosome 15, UIUC_Espe_1.0, whole genome shotgun sequence genome:
- the asphd1 gene encoding aspartate beta-hydroxylase domain-containing protein 2: MHWSMNTLPLPPYVELGVHSLSGLLWTILLLFLWHCYRMGSDLPIPGHGHAGKLKSGSRRSMMSRGGSCAGTKCSARSKLSRSDQITPFISMETEEDEDQGQGYLTPVLSHALFPAQASAEAKKLYAALQEYAKRYSWVGMGRIHKGLREQVRLNDHSAIQKPHLFFLPDVPSIPFFPRDAHRHDIEVLEANYSVVLAEFKSVYQRGIDSKLGWTCLGPKGQAVFPLYSAGVSVAGNCRSCPCTYRTLLSLRTFISSNSLGSAGFWLLGPGATLGSSYGPTNTRLRCHLGLQTPPLCELVVGGEPQCWSEGHCLLVDDSFLHTVSHKGPPDSGPRVILSVDLWHPNVAAAERQALDFMFNPDF, from the exons ATGCACTGGTCAATGAACACACTGCCTTTGCCTCCATATGTTGAGCTGGGTGTACATTCCCTGAGTGGCCTTCTCTGGACTATACTGCTACTCTTTCTGTGGCACTGTTATCGTATGGGCTCCGACCTGCCAATCCCAGGCCACGGACACGCAGGAAAGCTTAAGTCTGGCTCAAGGCGGTCTATGATGTCCCGTGGTGGTAGCTGTGCTGGAACAAAGTGTAGTGCACGATCCAAACTGTCAAGAAGTGATCAAATTACTCCCTTTATTTCCATGGAaacagaggaggatgaggatcaGGGACAGGGTTACCTCACCCCAGTGCTGAGTCATGCCTTGTTCCCAGCCCAAGCATCTGCAGAAGCCAAGAAACTGTACGCAGCACTGCAAGAGTATGCCAAGCGCTACAGTTGGGTGGGCATGGGCCGCATTCATAAGGGCCTCCGTGAGCAG GTCAGACTGAACGATCACTCTGCTATACAGAAGCCTCATCTCTTCTTCTTGCCAGATGTCCCAAGTATTCCATTCTTCCCACGAGATGCTCATCGACATGACATTGAGGTCCTGGAAGCCAACTACTCTGTAGTCTTGGCTGAATTCAAGTCTGTATATCAGAGGGGCATCGACTCAAAACTAGGCTGGACCTGTCTGGGACcaaag GGCCAGGCAGTGTTTCCTTTATACAGTGCAGGTGTCTCTGTGGCAGGAAACTGTCGGTCCTGTCCCTGCACCTACCGGACACTTCTATCACTACGTACGTTCATAAGCAGCAACTCATTGGGATCTGCTGGGTTTTGGCTGTTGGGACCCGGAGCAACATTGGGGAGCTCATATGGACCCACCAATACGCGCCTACGTTGTCACCTCG GTCTGCAGACTCCACCCCTGTGTGAgctggtggtggggggggagcCTCAGTGCTGGTCAGAAGGACACTGCCTCCTGGTTGATGATTCGTTCCTCCACACTGTCTCCCATAAGG GGCCTCCAGATTCTGGACCACGAGTAATTTTGAGTGTGGACCTCTGGCATCCAAATGTGGCTGCAGCAGAGAGACAAGCTTTGGACTTTATGTTCAACCCCGACTTCTGA
- the LOC116703776 gene encoding calcium-binding protein 5, which translates to MDAKQACIFLRGGSRRRTRALTQDEIEELREAFVEFDKDKDGFITCKDLGNLMRTMGYMPTEMELIELSQNINMNLGGRVDFEDFVELMTPKLLDETAGMIGLKELKDAFREFDIDGDGSITSEELRFAMKKLLGENTCKNEIDAVVREADNNGDGRVDFEEFVKMMSKK; encoded by the exons ATGGATGCTAAACAAGCCTGCATCTTTCTCAGAGGAGGATCAAGGAGACGA ACAAGAGCTCTTACACAAGATGAGATTGAAG AGTTACGTGAAGCGTTTGTCGAGTTTGATAAAGACAAGGATGGTTTCATAACCTGTAAGGACTTGGGAAACCTGATGAGGACCATGGGTTACATGCCAACTGAAATGGAGCTTATAGAACTCAGTCAGAACATCAACATGAATC TGGGGGGACGGGTGGACTTTGAAGATTTTGTGGAACTAATGACCCCAAAGCTCCTGGATGAAACAGCAGGGATGATTGGGTTAAAGGAGCTAAAAGACGCATTTCGAGAG TTTGATATAGATGGTGATGGTTCTATCACATCTGAGGAACTTAGATTTGCCATGAAAAAGTTACTGGGAGAAAATACCTGCAAAAATGAAATTGATGCAGTGGTCAGAGAGGCTGACAACAACGGAGATGGAAGGGTTGACTTTGAGG AGTTCGTGAAAATGATGTCAAAGAAATAA